One genomic segment of Arachis duranensis cultivar V14167 chromosome 4, aradu.V14167.gnm2.J7QH, whole genome shotgun sequence includes these proteins:
- the LOC107484756 gene encoding plasma membrane ATPase, producing the protein MMTIEEMAGMDVLCSDKTLTLTMNKLSVDRNLIELFTKGVEKEHVILLTARASRTEYQDAIDAAIVGMFADPKEAQARIRGVHFLPFNPIDKRTTLTYIDFHGNWHRVSKGAPEQEKLVSLAASYDGYKDDKGLISFLFIYIRTFCNCKKGC; encoded by the exons ATGATGACTATTGAGGAAATGGCTGGGATGGATGTCCTATGCAGTGATAAAACTTTAACATTGACAATGAATAAGCTCAGTGTTGATAGAAACTTGATTGAGCTATTTACTAAAGGTGTTGAGAAGGAGCATGTTATCCTTCTTACTGCAAGGGCCTCTAGGACCGAATATCAAGATGCTATAGATGCTGCAATTGTTGGGATGTTTGCTGATCCAAAGGAG GCTCAAGCCAGAATCAGGGGGGTCCATTTTCTTCCATTCAATCCTATAGACAAGAGGACTACTCTAACTTACATTGATTTTCATGGAAATTGGCACCGTGTGAGCAAAGGAGCTCCGGAGCAGGAAAAACTTGTTTCATTGGCAGCTTCTTATGATGGTTATAAGGATGATAAAGgcttaatttcttttctctttatttacATCAGAACCTTTTGCAACTGCAAAAAAGGATGTTAG